ATCTCCGACGAACAGGATGCGAATCCTAGGATCTGATTCCAGAATCTTGGCCGCGCCGAGAACGGTTTCCAAACCTTGGGCTAATCCATGCAGGCCGCAGTATATGACCAGAAACTGATCCTTGGAGACAGAATGTTTCATTCGGGCATGCGTACTGGACTTTGCTGGACTAAACATTTTCGTGTCTACACCATTGCTAATCACTGTGGTGGCGACTTCTGGAAATCTATCGTTGATCTGGTGCATCGCACCGGGATTCGTTAGTGCGACGACGTTGCTGTTTCGATATGCAAAGGATTCAAGTGCCTCAAGGCATTTGATTAGAAAGCCGTTGCTGCCTACCCCCATGCGTACCAGGATGTCAGGCCAAATGTCCGACACATTGAAAACTAGCTTTGCTCGTTTAATGTACTTGAGGAACACCCCTGTGGGGGCTAAGAACAATGGGGGGCTCTCCGTGAGAATGAGTTGCGATCGTCTTGCTACAAGTATGCCAGCAATGAAACTCGCGGCTGCGAATGACGAATAGCAGAGTAGTCGCAGTACTGGAGAAGCGGACTTCGTTGGAAAAACCGGTACACGATGAACTTTGATGCCGTCGACCATCTCGGTCTTGAACACGCGGCCGCGATATCCTCTAAAAATCTTACCTGTAGGATAGTTCGGCATTGCTGTCAGGACGGTGATTTCATGGCCGGCCTGGGAGAGACGTACCGCTAACTCGTGAAGGCGAGCTTGCGGTGCACCCATTTCAGGAGGGTAGTATTGGGTGAGAATGAGTACTTTGACTATCTGATCCATGGTTCTTTCTCGGGTTGCTGGGCGCTATCATTGAAAGTGGCTAGATCCAAACCGGCTTTCGTATGGGTTTTCGGCGGTTCTAGGTGCCTTTCCGGGCTGCTCCGAAAGCAATGTATCGTGAACCGGATGTCGTGAGCGGCACGATCAGCCGATCTGCAAAATACAAGAGGTCTCTCTGAGTATTGGACCTCCCCAGGGCTGCGAGTTGCCCCCAACTGGTAGCATGATACTGATCAAACTCGGAGAACAACCTGGATAGCTCTTCGAGCGTAAGATAGCGCCATTCACGTCCCCACTTGACGAATCGCCTGCGAAAGAACTGATGGAAGCGATTTCCTTCGAGATTCTCCGC
This sequence is a window from bacterium. Protein-coding genes within it:
- a CDS encoding glycosyltransferase family 4 protein, which encodes MDQIVKVLILTQYYPPEMGAPQARLHELAVRLSQAGHEITVLTAMPNYPTGKIFRGYRGRVFKTEMVDGIKVHRVPVFPTKSASPVLRLLCYSSFAAASFIAGILVARRSQLILTESPPLFLAPTGVFLKYIKRAKLVFNVSDIWPDILVRMGVGSNGFLIKCLEALESFAYRNSNVVALTNPGAMHQINDRFPEVATTVISNGVDTKMFSPAKSSTHARMKHSVSKDQFLVIYCGLHGLAQGLETVLGAAKILESDPRIRILFVGDGPVKEKLVSRAEDEALKNVLFSDRIPKSEIAELVASADLSLVPLACELPGTMPSKVYEALASGTPPIVTKGCEAEHLVNCHNSGRTFEPGDPESLARVILELIRDPVELRRVRDNAIQLSRRFDRDKIAGETEQIIRAIAFDGDLPNVIW